A single Armatimonadota bacterium DNA region contains:
- a CDS encoding metal-sensitive transcriptional regulator — MTEERRAVDRRLARIEGQVRGLRRLVADQAYCGDLLTQLAAVRSALDQVAATVTVNHIKHCVVGHGSDSPHPTAQAMSRDDLLDELDDLLKRLVR, encoded by the coding sequence ATGACCGAGGAACGTCGGGCCGTGGACAGGAGGCTGGCCCGGATCGAGGGGCAGGTCCGCGGGTTGAGACGGCTTGTGGCGGACCAGGCGTATTGCGGCGACCTCCTGACGCAGCTCGCGGCAGTAAGGTCTGCTCTCGATCAAGTCGCCGCCACGGTGACGGTCAACCACATCAAACACTGCGTCGTCGGCCACGGATCCGACTCTCCGCATCCGACGGCCCAGGCCATGTCACGTGACGACCTTCTCGATGAACTTGACGACCTCTTGAAGAGGCTTGTGCGCTGA